The proteins below are encoded in one region of Coffea arabica cultivar ET-39 chromosome 4c, Coffea Arabica ET-39 HiFi, whole genome shotgun sequence:
- the LOC113742142 gene encoding pleiotropic drug resistance protein 1-like: MEIGPSGSLRGSLRANSSALWRNTGLEVFSRSSRDEDDEDALKWASLEKLPTFDRLRKGLLFGSRGEVNEVDVENFGFQERKTLIERLIKVAEEDNEKFLMKLRNRIDRVGIDLPTIEVRYEHLNVEAEAYVGSSALPTFLNFATNMIEGVLNNLHILPSRKKNIKILRDVSGIIKPSRLTLLLGPPGSGKTTLLMALAGKLDPDLKSSGRITYNGHGMNEFVPQRTAAYVSQHDLHIGEMTVRETLAFSARCQGVGSRYEMLAELSRREKAANIKPDPDIDIYMKSAATEGQEATVVTDYVLRILGLEICADTLVGDEMLRGISGGQKKRVTTGEMLVGPTNALFMDEISTGLDSSTTFQIVNSLRQYVHIMKGTAFISLLQPAPETYDLFDDIVLLSDGLIVYQGPRENVLEFFESMGFRCPDRKGVADFLQEVTSKKDQRQYWARRDEPYRYIAATEFAESFQSFHVGRTLSNELATPFDKSKSHPAALTTQTYGVNNKEIFKANSARELLLIKRNSFIYIFKLSQLIIMGLIGMTVFFRTKMPRRDVADGGIYLGALFFVVVQVMFNGMAELAMTILKLPVFFKQRDFRFFPAWSYALPTWILKIPITFLEVAVWVGLTYFVIGFDPSPARFFKHYLILVAINQVASALFRFIGAASRNMIVANTFGTFALMLLFALGGFVLSRDQVKKWWLWGYWSSPLMYAQNAILVNEFTGKHWRQIVPNTTETLGTQVLKSKGFFPQSYWYWIGLAACGGFILLLNFFYTLALTYLQPLGKPQAVLPEESENTENSGQRDGSVDANTESNENQRRGMILPFEPHSITFDDIRYSVDMPQAMKDQGAVEDKLMLLKGISGAFRPGVLTALMGVSGAGKTTLMDVLAGRKTGGYIEGNVTISGYPKNQETFARISGYCEQNDIHSPHVTVYESLVYSAWLRLPAEVDAKTRMMFVDEVMELVELNSLRDGLVGLPGVNGLSTEQRKRLTIAVELVANPSIIFMDEPTSGLDARAAAIVMRTVRNTVDTGRTVVCTIHQPSIDIFEAFDELFLLKRGGQEIYVGPLGHNSIELIKYFEAIDGVSKIKDGYNPATWMLEVTASAQELMLGADFAEIYKNSDLYRRNKALIHELDSPRPGTKDLYFPTKYSQAFPVQCMACFWKQRISYWRNPPYTAVRFLFTSFIALSFGTIFWKLGKRKETSQDLINAMGSMYAAVLFLGVQNSSAVQPVVAIERTVFYRERAAGMYSALPYAFAQVGIEILYILKQAVFYSLITYAMIGFEWTAAKFFWYLFFMYFTLLYFTFYGMMVVSVTPNHNISAVVASAFYAGWNLFSGFLIPRPRIPIWWRWYYWGCPVAWSLYGLFVSQWGDLSDRLQDNGELIKDHLRSYFGYKHDFLPAVAGVVVGLPVIFALIFAYGIKTFNFQRR, translated from the exons ATGGAGATAGGACCGAGCGGTAGTTTAAGAGGTAGTTTAAGAGCTAACAGCTCAGCCTTGTGGAGGAATACTGGCCTGGAAGTGTTTTCACGTTCATCGCGAGACGAAGATGATGAAGACGCTCTGAAATGGGCTTCCCTTGAAAAGCTACCAACCTTTGATAGACTGAGAAAAGGGCTGCTCTTTGGATCACGAGGTGAAGTCAATGAAGTGGATGTAGAGAACTTTGGatttcaagaaagaaaaactctcattGAGAGGCTCATCAAGGTTGCAGAAGAGGATAATGAGAAGTTCTTGATGAAACTGAGGAACAGAATTGATAG AGTTGGAATCGATTTGCCTACAATTGAAGTAAGATATGAGCATCTAAATGTTGAGGCAGAAGCTTATGTAGGAAGTAGTGCTCTGCCTACCTTCCTTAACTTCGCTACCAATATGATAGAG GGGGTCTTGAACAATCTTCATATACTTCCAAGCAGAAAGAAGAATATTAAAATACTTCGCGATGTCAGTGGAATTATCAAGCCTTCAAG ACTGACATTACTATTAGGTCCTCCAGGGTCTGGAAAGACAACACTTTTGATGGCTTTGGCTGGAAAGCTTGACCCCGATTTGAAG TCTTCTGGAAGGATTACTTACAATGGGCACGGCATGAATGAATTTGTACCCCAAAGAACTGCTGCATATGTTAGTCAACATGATCTCCATATTGGAGAAATGACTGTGAGAGAAACTCTAGCATTTTCTGCCAGGTGCCAAGGCGTTGGATCTCGTTATG agaTGTTGGCGGAGTTGTCAAGAAGAGAAAAAGCAGCAAACATCAAGCCTGATCCCGATATTGATATATACATGAAG TCTGCGGCTACTGAAGGCCAAGAAGCAACTGTTGTCACAGATTATGTTCTTCGG ATTTTGGGACTGGAAATTTGCGCAGACACTCTGGTGGGAGATGAAATGCTGAGAGGAATCTCTGGAGGACAAAAGAAGCGTGTGACAACAG GTGAAATGCTTGTTGGACCGACAAATGCACTATTCATGGATGAGATATCAACTGGATTAGATAGTTCTACTACTTTCCAGATTGTGAATTCCCTCAGACAATATGTGCATATTATGAAGGGAACTGCGTTCATTTCACTCCTGCAGCCGGCTCCTGAGACATATGACCTCTTCGATGATATTGTCCTCTTATCCGATGGCCTGATTGTTTACCAGGGCCCCCGAGAAAATgttcttgaattttttgaatCTATGGGTTTCCGATGCCCGGACAGAAAAGGAGTTGCTGATTTTTTGCAAGAA GTTACATCAAAGAAAGATCAGCGGCAGTACTGGGCACGTAGAGACGAACCCTACAGATATATAGCCGCGACTGAATTTGCCGAGTCATTCCAATCATTCCATGTTGGAAGGACACTATCAAATGAACTTGCAACACCGTTTGATAAGAGCAAAAGTCATCCAGCCGCTTTGACTACCCAAACCTATGGTGTTAACAATAAAGAGATTTTTAAAGCCAACTCCGCTAGAGAACTCTTGCTTATAAAGAGAAACTCCTTTATCTACATTTTCAAACTCTCTCAGCTAATCATAATGGGCCTAATCGGAATGACAGTGTTCTTTAGGACTAAAATGCCAAGAAGAGATGTTGCTGATGGAGGAATATATCTTGGTGCTCTATTTTTCGTGGTCGTTCAGGTCATGTTTAATGGAATGGCCGAACTGGCGATGACAATTCTCAAGCTTCCGGTCTTCTTCAAGCAAAGGGACTTCCGGTTTTTCCCGGCATGGTCATATGCTCTGCCCACATGGATTCTCAAGATACCAATCACTTTTCTTGAAGTTGCTGTTTGGGTAGGTTTGACCTACTTTGTCATTGGATTTGATCCAAGCCCTGCGAG GTTTTTCAAACACTACCTGATACTGGTCGCTATAAATCAGGTAGCATCAGCATTGTTTAGATTCATTGGGGCAGCTTCCAGGAACATGATTGTGGCTAACACATTTGGGACATTCGCATTGATGCTGCTTTTTGCATTGGGTGGATTTGTCTTATCAAGAG ATCAAGTGAAGAAATGGTGGTTGTGGGGTTACTGGTCCTCACCATTGATGTATGCACAGAATGCAATTCTTGTTAACGAATTTACGGGAAAGCACTGGAGACAA ATTGTGCCAAATACAACTGAAACATTGGGAACTCAAGTCTTGAAATCGAAAGGATTCTTCCCTCAATCATACTGGTACTGGATCGGACTTGCAGCGTGTGGTGGATTCATTCTCCTGTTAAATTTCTTCTATACCCTCGCTCTCACTTATCTTCAGC CACTCGGGAAGCCTCAAGCTGTTCTACCAGAAGAAAGTGAAAACACTGAAAATTCTGGCCAAAGAGATGGCTCCGTAG ATGCCAACACTGAGTCCAATGAGAATCAGAGAAGAGGAATGATTCTTCCATTTGAACCGCATTCAATTACCTTTGACGACATAAGATACTCAGTTGACATGCCACAG GCAATGAAAGATCAGGGTGCTGTTGAAGATAAACTCATGCTTCTCAAGGGGATTAGTGGAGCGTTTAGGCCTGGTGTTCTAACTGCTTTAATGGGTGTTAGTGGAGCCGGTAAAACAACTTTGATGGATGTGCTGGCTGGTAGAAAAACTGGCGGATATATTGAAGGAAACGTTACAATCTCTGGGTACCCAAAGAATCAGGAGACCTTTGCTCGGATATCTGGATACTGCGAGCAGAATGACATCCACTCTCCTCACGTTACTGTTTATGAGTCTCTAGTTTACTCAGCTTGGCTGCGTCTGCCCGCAGAAGTTGATGCTAAAACCAGAATG ATGTTCGTTGATGAAGTTATGGAACTTGTGGAACTTAATTCATTGAGAGATGGACTTGTGGGGCTCCCAGGGGTCAACGGTCTTTCAACTGAGCAGCGCAAGAGGCTTACTATTGCTGTTGAACTTGTGGCTAACCCCTCAATCATATTCATGGACGAGCCAACTTCAGGTCTTGATGCAAGAGCTGCTGCAATTGTGATGAGAACTGTGAGAAATACTGTAGACACTGGAAGAACTGTTGTATGCACCATTCATCAGCCAAGCATTGACATATTTGAAGCTTTCGATGAG TTATTCCTTCTGAAGCGAGGAGGCCAAGAAATATATGTCGGGCCGCTTGGCCACAATTCCATCGAATTGATTAAGTACTTTGAG GCAATTGATGGAGTCAGCAAAATCAAAGATGGTTACAACCCAGCAACCTGGATGTTGGAAGTTACTGCTTCAGCACAAGAACTTATGTTGGGAGCCGATTTTGCTGAGATCTATAAAAACTCTGATTTATACAG GAGGAACAAAGCACTCATTCATGAATTAGATAGCCCTCGCCCTGGTACAAAAGACCTCTACTTCCCTACCAAGTACTCTCAGGCGTTCCCTGTGCAATGCATGGCTTGCTTCTGGAAACAACGCATATCATACTGGCGCAATCCACCTTATACAGCCGTGAGATTTTTATTCACCTCCTTCATTGCTCTGTCATTTGGGACAATCTTCTGGAAGCTGGGTAAAAGAAA GGAGACTTCACAAGATCTTATCAATGCCATGGGTTCAATGTATGCTGCTGTTCTCTTCCTGGGGGTGCAAAACTCCTCAGCAGTGCAACCTGTGGTGGCTATAGAACGGACGGTATTCTACAGAGAGAGAGCAGCTGGAATGTATTCTGCCTTGCCATATGCTTTTGCACAG GTTGGAATTGAGATTTTATACATCCTTAAACAAGCTGTATTCTATTCTCTCATTACCTACGCTATGATTGGATTTGAATGGACCGCCGCGAAATTCTTTTGGTACTTGTTTTTCATGTACTTCACATTACTGTACTTCACCTTCTATGGCATGATGGTTGTGTCTGTCACTCCCAATCACAACATTTCTGCCGTCGTCGCATCTGCCTTTTATGCTGGATGGAATCTCTTTTCTGGATTCCTCATCCCCCGACCG AGGATTCCTATTTGGTGGAGATGGTATTACTGGGGATGTCCCGTGGCCTGGAGCTTGTATGGCCTATTTGTATCCCAATGGGGAGATCTGTCTGATCGTCTTCAAGACAACGGCGAATTAATTAAAGATCACCTGAGAAGTTACTTTGGTTACAAACATGACTTTCTTCCAGCTGTTGCTGGTGTAGTTGTCGGATTGCCAGTAATTTTTGCCCTCATATTTGCCTACGGCATTAAAACTTTCAACTTCCAGAGGAGATAA
- the LOC113739615 gene encoding pleiotropic drug resistance protein 1-like, whose product MEIGPSGSLRGSLRANSSALWRNTGLEVFSRSSRDEDDEEALKWASLEKLPTFDRLRKGLLFGSRGEVNEVDVENFGFQERKTLLERLVKVAEEDNEKFLMKLRNRIDRVGIDLPTIEVRFEHLKVDAEAYVGSSALPTFLNFATNMIEGVLNNLHILPSRKKNIKILRDVSGIIKPSRLTLLLGPPGSGKTTLLMALAGKLDPDLKSSGRITYNGHGMNEFVPQRTAAYVSQHDLHIGEMTVRETLAFSARCQGVGSRYEMLAELSRREKAANIKPDPDIDIYMKSAATEGQEATVVTDYVLRILGLEICADTLVGDEMLRGISGGQKKRVTTGEMLVGPTNALFMDEISTGLDSSTTFQIVNSLRQYVHIMKGTAFISLLQPAPETYDLFDDIVLLSDGLIVYQGPRENVVEFFQSMGFRCPDRKGVADFLQEVTSKKDQRQYWARRDEPYRYIAATEFAESFQSFHVGRTLSNELATPFDKSKSHPAALTTQTYGVNNKEIFKANSARELLLIKRNSFIYIFKLSQLIIMGLIGMTVFFRTKMPRRDVTDGGIYLGALFFVVVQVMFNGMAELAMTILKLPVFFKQRDFLFFPAWSYALPTWILKIPITFLEVAVWVVMTYYVIGFDPSPARFFKHYLILVAINQVASALFRFIGAASRNMIVANTFGTFALMLLFALGGFVLSRDQVKKWWLWGYWSSPLMYAQNAILVNEFTGKHWRQIVPNTTETLGTQVLKSKGFFPQSYWYWIGLGACGGFILLLNFFYTLALTYLQPLGKPQAVLPEESENTENSGQRDGSVDAITESNENQRRGMILPFEPHSITFDDIRYSVDMPQAMKDQGAVEDKLMLLKGISGAFRPGVLTALMGVSGAGKTTLMDVLAGRKTGGYIEGNVTISGYPKNQETFARISGYCEQNDIHSPHVTVYESLVYSAWLRLPAEVDAKTRMMFVDEVMELVELTSLRDGLVGLPGVNGLSTEQRKRLTIAVELVANPSIIFMDEPTSGLDARAAAIVMRTVRNTVDTGRTVVCTIHQPSIDIFEAFDELFLLKRGGQEIYVGPLGHNSIELIKYFEAIHGVSKIKDGYNPATWMLEVTASAQELMLGVDFAEIYKNSDLYRRNKALIHELDSPRPGTKDLYFPTKYSQAFPVQCMACFWKQRISYWRNPPYTAVRFLFTSFIALSFGTIFWKLGKRKDTTQDLFNAMGSMYAAVLFLGVQNSSAVQPVVAIERTVFYRERAAGMYSALPYAFAQVGIEILYILKQAVFYSVITYAMIGFEWTASKFLWYLFLMYFTLLYFTFYGMMVVSVTPNHNISAVVASAFYAGWNLFSGFLIPRPRIPIWWRWYYWGCPVAWTLYGLFVSQWGDLSDRLEDNGELIKDYLRRYFGFKHDFLPVVAGVVVGLPVVFAFIFAYGIKTFNFQRR is encoded by the exons ATGGAGATAGGACCGAGCGGTAGTTTAAGAGGTAGTTTAAGAGCTAACAGCTCAGCCTTGTGGAGGAATACAGGCTTGGAAGTGTTTTCACGTTCATCGCGAGAcgaagatgatgaagaagctCTGAAATGGGCTTCCCTTGAAAAGCTACCAACTTTTGATAGACTCAGAAAAGGGCTGCTCTTTGGATCGCGAGGTGAAGTCAATGAAGTGGATGTAGAGAACTTTGGatttcaagaaagaaaaactctccttGAGAGGCTCGTCAAGGTTGCCGAAGAGGATAATGAGAAATTCTTGATGAAACTGAGGAACAGAATTGATAG AGTTGGAATCGATTTGCCTACAATTGAAGTAAGATTTGAGCATCTAAAAGTTGACGCAGAAGCTTATGTAGGAAGTAGTGCTCTGCCTACCTTCCTTAACTTCGCTACCAATATGATAGAG GGGGTCTTGAACAATCTTCACATACTTCCAAGCAGAAAGAAGAATATTAAAATACTTCGGGATGTCAGTGGAATTATCAAGCCTTCAAG ACTGACATTACTATTAGGTCCTCCAGGGTCTGGAAAGACAACACTTTTGATGGCTTTGGCTGGAAAGCTTGACCCCGATTTGAAG TCTTCTGGAAGGATTACTTACAATGGGCACGGCATGAATGAATTTGTACCCCAAAGAACTGCTGCATATGTTAGTCAACATGATCTCCATATTGGAGAAATGACTGTGAGAGAAACTCTAGCATTTTCTGCCAGGTGCCAAGGAGTTGGATCTCGTTATG agaTGTTGGCGGAGTTGTCAAGAAGAGAAAAAGCAGCAAACATTAAGCCTGATCCCGATATTGATATATACATGAAG TCTGCGGCTACTGAAGGCCAAGAAGCAACTGTTGTCACAGATTATGTTCTTCGG ATTTTGGGACTGGAAATTTGCGCAGACACTCTGGTAGGAGATGAAATGCTAAGAGGAATCTCTGGAGGACAAAAGAAGCGCGTGACAACAG GTGAAATGCTTGTTGGACCGACAAATGCGCTATTCATGGATGAGATATCAACTGGATTAGATAGTTCCACTACTTTCCAGATTGTGAATTCCCTCAGACAATATGTGCATATTATGAAGGGAACTGCATTCATTTCACTCCTGCAGCCGGCTCCTGAGACATATGACCTCTTCGATGATATTGTCCTCTTATCCGATGGCCTGATTGTTTACCAGGGCCCCCGAGAAAATGTTGTTGAATTTTTTCAATCTATGGGTTTCCGATGCCCGGACAGAAAAGGAGTTGCTGACTTCTTGCAAGAA GTTACATCAAAGAAAGATCAGCGGCAGTACTGGGCACGTAGAGACGAACCCTACAGATATATAGCCGCGACTGAATTTGCCGAGTCATTCCAATCATTCCATGTTGGAAGGACACTATCAAATGAACTTGCAACACCGTTTGATAAGAGCAAAAGTCATCCAGCCGCTTTGACTACCCAAACCTATGGTGTTAACAATAAAGAGATTTTTAAAGCCAACTCCGCTAGAGAACTCTTGCTTATAAAGAGAAACTCCTTTATCTACATTTTCAAACTCTCTCAGCTAATCATCATGGGCCTAATCGGAATGACAGTGTTCTTTAGGACTAAAATGCCAAGAAGAGATGTTACTGATGGAGGAATATATCTTGGTGCTCTATTTTTCGTGGTCGTTCAGGTCATGTTTAATGGAATGGCCGAACTGGCGATGACAATTCTCAAGCTTCCGGTCTTCTTCAAGCAAAGGGACTTCCTGTTTTTCCCTGCGTGGTCATATGCTCTGCCCACATGGATTCTCAAGATACCAATCACTTTTCTTGAAGTTGCTGTTTGGGTTGTTATGACCTACTATGTCATTGGATTTGATCCAAGCCCTGCGAG GTTTTTCAAACACTACCTGATACTGGTCGCTATCAATCAGGTAGCATCAGCATTGTTTAGATTCATTGGGGCAGCTTCCAGGAACATGATTGTGGCTAACACATTTGGGACATTTGCATTGATGCTGCTTTTTGCATTGGGTGGATTTGTCTTATCAAGAG ATCAAGTGAAGAAATGGTGGTTGTGGGGTTACTGGTCCTCACCATTGATGTATGCACAGAATGCAATTCTTGTTAACGAATTTACGGGAAAGCACTGGAGACAA ATTGTGCCAAATACAACTGAAACATTGGGAACTCAAGTCTTGAAATCGAAAGGATTCTTCCCTCAATCATACTGGTACTGGATCGGACTTGGAGCGTGTGGTGGATTCATTCTCCTGTTAAATTTCTTCTATACCCTCGCTCTCACTTATCTTCAGC CACTCGGGAAGCCTCAAGCTGTTCTACCAGAAGAAAGTGAAAACACTGAAAATTCTGGCCAAAGAGATGGCTCCGTAG ATGCCATCACTGAGTCCAATGAGAATCAGAGAAGAGGAATGATTCTTCCATTTGAACCGCATTCAATTACCTTTGACGACATAAGATACTCAGTTGACATGCCACAG GCAATGAAAGATCAGGGTGCTGTTGAAGATAAACTCATGCTTCTCAAGGGGATTAGTGGAGCGTTTAGGCCTGGTGTTCTAACTGCTTTAATGGGTGTTAGTGGAGCCGGTAAAACAACTTTGATGGATGTGCTGGCTGGTAGAAAAACTGGCGGATATATTGAAGGAAACGTTACAATCTCTGGGTACCCAAAGAATCAGGAGACCTTTGCTCGGATATCTGGATACTGCGAGCAGAATGACATCCACTCTCCTCACGTTACTGTTTATGAGTCTCTAGTTTACTCAGCTTGGCTGCGTCTGCCCGCAGAAGTTGATGCTAAAACCAGAATG ATGTTCGTTGATGAAGTTATGGAACTTGTGGAACTTACTTCATTGAGAGATGGACTTGTGGGGCTGCCAGGGGTTAACGGTCTTTCAACTGAGCAGCGCAAGAGGCTTACCATTGCCGTTGAACTTGTGGCTAACCCCTCAATCATATTCATGGACGAGCCAACTTCAGGTCTTGACGCAAGAGCTGCTGCAATTGTGATGAGAACTGTGAGAAATACTGTAGACACTGGAAGAACTGTAGTATGCACCATTCATCAGCCAAGCATTGACATATTTGAAGCTTTCGATGAG TTATTCCTTCTGAAGCGAGGGGGCCAAGAAATATATGTCGGGCCGCTTGGCCACAATTCCATCGAATTAATTAAGTACTTTGAG GCAATTCATGGAGTCAGCAAAATCAAAGATGGTTACAACCCAGCAACCTGGATGTTGGAAGTTACTGCTTCAGCACAAGAACTTATGTTGGGGGTCGATTTTGCTGAGATCTATAAAAACTCTGATTTATACAG GAGGAACAAAGCACTCATTCATGAATTAGATAGCCCGCGCCCTGGTACAAAAGACCTCTACTTCCCTACCAAGTACTCTCAGGCGTTCCCTGTGCAATGCATGGCTTGCTTCTGGAAACAACGCATATCATACTGGCGCAATCCACCTTATACAGCCGTGAGATTTTTATTCACCTCCTTCATTGCTCTGTCATTTGGGACAATCTTCTGGAAGCTGGGTAAAAGAAA GGACACTACACAAGATCTTTTCAATGCCATGGGTTCAATGTATGCTGCTGTTCTCTTCCTGGGGGTGCAAAACTCCTCAGCAGTGCAACCTGTGGTGGCTATAGAACGGACGGTATTCTACAGAGAGAGAGCAGCTGGAATGTATTCTGCCTTGCCATATGCTTTTGCACAG GTTGGAATTGAGATTTTATACATCCTTAAACAAGCTGTATTTTATTCTGTCATTACCTACGCTATGATTGGATTTGAATGGACCGCCTCGAAATTCCTTTGGTACTTGTTCCTCATGTACTTCACATTACTGTACTTCACCTTCTATGGCATGATGGTTGTGTCCGTCACTCCCAATCACAACATTTCTGCCGTCGTCGCATCTGCCTTTTATGCTGGATGGAATCTCTTTTCTGGATTCCTCATCCCCCGACCG AGGATTCCTATTTGGTGGAGATGGTATTACTGGGGATGTCCCGTGGCTTGGACCTTGTATGGCCTGTTTGTATCCCAATGGGGAGATCTGTCTGATCGTCTTGAAGACAACGGCGAATTAATTAAAGATTACCTGAGACGTTACTTTGGATTCAAACATGACTTTCTTCCAGTTGTTGCTGGTGTAGTTGTCGGATTGCCGGTAGTTTTTGCCTTCATATTTGCCTACGGCATTAAAACTTTCAACTTCCAGAGGAGATAA